Proteins encoded together in one Chryseobacterium taklimakanense window:
- a CDS encoding glycosyltransferase family 2 protein — MKLAIAILNWNGKHWLEKFLPGVIQHSQDAEIYVIDNASTDHSADFLKQNFPSVKIIVNDKNNGFAGGYSDGLRKIDADIYCLLNSDIEVTENWTKPILELFEKDVNIAAIQPKILSFKNDKFFEFAGAAGGLIDNLGYPYCRGRVFDECEEDKGQYDDETEIFWASGCALFIRSKDFWEQNGFDERFFAHQEEIDLCWRLRNYGRKIFYTYKSKVYHVGGGTLSKQNPQKTFLNFRNNLSMMLKNLPFPKLLWLIFFRLCLDGIAGIRFGLKDGFPHLWAVVRAHFGFYAQAAETWKRRGKQQMKNYYQTKWLIFKHFL, encoded by the coding sequence ATGAAACTCGCCATCGCCATACTGAACTGGAACGGGAAACACTGGCTGGAAAAATTCCTGCCGGGCGTCATTCAGCATTCACAGGATGCAGAAATTTATGTGATTGATAATGCCTCTACAGACCATTCCGCTGACTTTCTAAAGCAGAACTTTCCTTCGGTTAAAATTATCGTTAATGATAAAAACAACGGTTTTGCCGGCGGGTACAGTGATGGTTTAAGGAAAATTGACGCAGATATTTACTGCCTTCTGAATTCAGATATTGAAGTCACTGAAAACTGGACCAAACCCATACTCGAACTTTTTGAAAAGGATGTAAACATTGCGGCCATACAGCCCAAAATCCTCTCATTCAAAAATGATAAATTCTTTGAATTTGCAGGCGCTGCAGGAGGCCTCATCGATAATTTGGGATACCCTTACTGTCGCGGACGTGTTTTTGATGAATGCGAAGAAGATAAAGGCCAGTACGACGACGAAACTGAGATCTTCTGGGCTTCGGGATGCGCATTATTCATCAGGAGTAAAGATTTTTGGGAGCAAAACGGTTTTGATGAACGTTTTTTTGCACACCAGGAAGAAATTGATCTGTGCTGGCGACTGCGAAATTATGGCCGGAAGATTTTTTACACCTATAAATCAAAAGTTTATCATGTAGGCGGCGGAACGCTGAGCAAACAGAACCCACAGAAAACGTTCCTTAATTTCCGCAACAATCTCTCGATGATGCTGAAAAACCTACCCTTCCCAAAACTTCTTTGGCTGATTTTCTTCCGGCTTTGCCTGGACGGAATTGCCGGAATCCGTTTCGGTTTAAAGGACGGCTTTCCTCATCTTTGGGCTGTGGTCCGGGCTCATTTCGGATTTTATGCACAGGCTGCCGAGACCTGGAAACGCAGGGGAAAACAGCAAATGAAAAATTATTATCAAACAAAGTGGCTGATCTTCAAGCACTTTTTGTAG
- a CDS encoding glycosyltransferase family 32 protein has product MIPKKIHYCWFGGHPKHELAEHCIASWKKIHPGFEIVEWNESNSPLDDNNYVREAFAQGKWAFVSDYVRSKVMYEHGGIYMDTDMELKLPLDEFLNEKAVCGFEVKGVPYSAFWMAEPKHQLSKDFMEYYNQQEHFVERINTDIFSEMLEKEYGADRYSDTVQRLKHGVTLYPSVYFSQDLPKNYVSHHFNGSWFGGDAENTHKKMVNVYGLLERLVNYSDAEKAVESILNEHRIIDVKKILDLIPRDKIEHYLDSTKSA; this is encoded by the coding sequence ATGATTCCAAAAAAAATACATTATTGCTGGTTTGGCGGCCACCCAAAACATGAACTCGCGGAACACTGCATCGCATCCTGGAAAAAAATTCATCCCGGTTTTGAAATCGTGGAATGGAATGAAAGCAATTCACCGCTCGACGATAATAATTATGTTCGCGAGGCTTTTGCGCAGGGGAAATGGGCGTTTGTATCCGATTATGTCCGCAGCAAAGTGATGTATGAGCACGGCGGAATTTATATGGATACCGATATGGAACTGAAACTTCCGCTGGACGAATTTTTAAATGAAAAAGCCGTTTGCGGTTTCGAGGTGAAAGGCGTTCCGTATTCCGCTTTCTGGATGGCAGAGCCGAAACATCAGCTTTCGAAGGATTTCATGGAATATTATAATCAGCAGGAACATTTTGTCGAAAGAATCAACACGGATATTTTCTCGGAAATGCTGGAGAAAGAATATGGTGCCGACCGCTACAGTGATACGGTTCAAAGGCTGAAACACGGTGTGACACTCTATCCGTCAGTTTATTTTTCTCAGGATCTGCCGAAAAATTATGTAAGCCACCACTTCAACGGATCTTGGTTTGGCGGAGATGCCGAAAATACGCACAAAAAAATGGTCAATGTTTACGGTCTTTTGGAACGTTTGGTGAACTATTCAGATGCAGAAAAAGCGGTTGAAAGTATCTTAAATGAACACCGGATCATTGATGTTAAGAAGATTCTGGATTTAATTCCAAGGGATAAAATAGAGCACTATCTGGATTCTACAAAAAGTGCTTGA